The genomic window TGAGAAGATTGTTGATAAGATTCTGGCGGAATTACCCGATGAACAGCAGTTACGCCAAGCAATTTTAGCAAGGTTGAGTGAACGCATTTTAAATGCTGATTTACCAGAGACGGTGACGCAGATTGGGGATAAGGGGAATGATGAAATAGCGGGGAAAAATGCCGGTTAATAGAAGTAAGTAGAACGAGTTAAAAAAACCAAACTATGTTAATTAATGTAAAAAGAATAAGATTGAGTTCGTAGTAAGGACTTTAGTCCTTATTTCAGAACTAAAGTTCTTACTACAAACCTTTAATTATTTACCCTGTTCTACTTATTATGATGAAGAAAGAGAACCTAACACCAGTATTTATGAATCCTCTAACTGTGACGCTAGAAGTAGCAAATAATCCCTGGACAGACTTTATTGGGATGTTTGAAGGAGATGAAGAGTTTGCAGAACTAGCGCAGGAACTTCGTGATGAGCGTGAATTAGATGTAAATCATTAATTAGGACACACCAAAAAATAAATTATCCGCAATTGATGGTTGGGTAGGGTGCGTCAGTATGAATAATTTCTGAGTATAGTTAGGTTCTATCGCAATGACGCACCCTACAGTTTGGATATTTTTTATCTGGAAGTCCCTTACCGCAGGTGATTGCTAAGATAAATCTACAGGATTTTGGAGTAGTGACAATGTTAGGTTTACTAGCAAAATTGAGTTTATGGGAAGAATTGACAAGTCACTCAGAACTACAAAACGTTGATTCTGACCAAATTTTGTTGATGAATGGGATTAGCTGGGATATATATCAGACACTATTAAAAAGTTGTCAAAATAATTCTCATTATCGCTTTAAATATTTAGAAGGTACTTTAGAAATAATGTCGCCTAGTCGTCGCCATGAGGTCGATAAAAAAATTATTGCTTTATTGTTAGAAACCTTTTTTTTAGAAAAAGGGATTGATTTTTATCCTTTAGGCTCAACTACTTTTAGAAGAGAAGTAGCCGCTAGGGGTATAGAACCAGATGAATGTTATTGTTTTAATTCTGAAAAAGCTGTTCCCGATTTGGCGATTGAAATAGTTGTCACCAGTGGCGGAATTGATGATTTATTAATTTATCAAGGTTTAGGTGTACCGGAAGTTTGGTTTTGGCGGAATAATCAATTTTTCTTATATTATCTACGCGGTAATAAGTATGAGCAAATAACGAAAAGTGAACTTTTACCAGATTTAGATTTAGAACTTTTAGCAAGTTTAATTAAGTCTGGTGAAAAACCAAAAGATTTAATTTCAAAGTTTCGGGAAAGTTTTAATAGCCAGTAGGGTGCGTTCAAGCAACGCCTAACGCACCGTATGATAATGGTGCGTTACGGCTAGATATGATTTGCTCACACTTCCAAATTCTTTCACAGCCGTAACACACCCTACAATTTAAGTTTGATTTTTGATGGTTTAAGTAGAACGACTTGAAAAAACCAAACTATGTTAAGTAATGTAAAAAGACTAAGATTGAGTTCGTAGTAAGGACTTTAGTCCTTTTTTGAGAACTAAAGTTCTCACTACAAACCTTTAATTATTGACCCTGTTCTACTTATTCTTGTTGTTGGTTTAACCAAGTTTCTAAATCAGCAATGTTAGAAAAGTCTAGTAATGCTTCTCCTAGATTTTCTAATTGTTCAATTGATAATCTTTGAATGCTCTCGATTAATGATTGGTTAATTTCCCCAAGTCGGCGATTGAGTAAACGTATAATTAAACGTTGTTCTCCCTCTTGTCTTCCTTCCTGTCTTCCCTCTTGTATTCCTTCTTGTCTTCCCTCTTGCTTGGCTTGTTCTCTGTCTTTTTGATAAAGTGGTTCTAATCGCATAATTAACTCCCTATCGTCTGTTTCTAATTCTTGATTGATTCTTAAGTTTTCGCGCAGGTTGTAAACTAATTCGAGGGTGGCTTGTTGGTATGGATGATTTAATGGTAACGCTTGCAATTCCATAATTGCTTGTGACTGTACGTTTCCTCTACCTAAAAGCCTCAACCATAATGTTTCCGGTGTTTGTGGTAGTTGATGTATGGCTACAATTGCTGTGCGTAGTGCATCTGGGAGAAAATGTACTCCTGATAACCAATCTTGTTTTTGCATAGTTCCAAAGCTAGATAGTCTGGTTTCGGATACTGTGGGAGTCAGAACCCACAATTGGGGAATTTCTGCGTCTTGAAGTTTAGTTTTATTGGTTTTAGCTTCTCGTCGTAGTGAAGCTTTGACTTCTAATAATTTGAGTATACAATCACATATTTCATCAGCAGAAGCTGGATTGCGAAATGGTTCTATGATGGCTGGATTTTCGGCAAATCTTCCTAATAATCCCAGAATTTGTAAGTTGGATTTTTGCTGTTGATTCGGGGTGAATAAAACAT from Nostoc sp. UHCC 0870 includes these protein-coding regions:
- a CDS encoding Uma2 family endonuclease; amino-acid sequence: MLGLLAKLSLWEELTSHSELQNVDSDQILLMNGISWDIYQTLLKSCQNNSHYRFKYLEGTLEIMSPSRRHEVDKKIIALLLETFFLEKGIDFYPLGSTTFRREVAARGIEPDECYCFNSEKAVPDLAIEIVVTSGGIDDLLIYQGLGVPEVWFWRNNQFFLYYLRGNKYEQITKSELLPDLDLELLASLIKSGEKPKDLISKFRESFNSQ
- a CDS encoding DUF4351 domain-containing protein; amino-acid sequence: MTRFIHDKFAKDYLEELLKDYGEVKASEKVSGEIKEIDVLFTPNQQQKSNLQILGLLGRFAENPAIIEPFRNPASADEICDCILKLLEVKASLRREAKTNKTKLQDAEIPQLWVLTPTVSETRLSSFGTMQKQDWLSGVHFLPDALRTAIVAIHQLPQTPETLWLRLLGRGNVQSQAIMELQALPLNHPYQQATLELVYNLRENLRINQELETDDRELIMRLEPLYQKDREQAKQEGRQEGIQEGRQEGRQEGEQRLIIRLLNRRLGEINQSLIESIQRLSIEQLENLGEALLDFSNIADLETWLNQQQE